The Candidatus Poribacteria bacterium genome window below encodes:
- a CDS encoding fatty acid desaturase, protein MTYQPLAEVRKTLYVKWYRSKIDRTTLRNLSKRSDAQGWFQAGGHLALWLLTGSVVYLFWAQAMWLGFFVALFLHGTVASFFKGTANHELGHGTVFRTKWLNTFFLYLLSLISWWDHFDYASSHTYHHRYTLYPEGDRENLLPLEPKLGSLFVLQLFTLNLLTQPGRTFSKGGLIAAVICTIRSAFGKEGPPEIPSQEWLASLHVDQPEEHKNSMWWSRILLLFHGTLLIVSLATGYWVFPLIITASAFIANWGSYAVSLPQHCGLKENDPDFRKCTRSITLNPLAEFLYWRMNWHTEHHMFAGVPCYNLKKLHHLIAEDMPEPRTLLEAWREMRETWRRQKTDPDYYFDTPLPPTAQHIPTETLDVLESSIGELAPKGLEESIKT, encoded by the coding sequence ATGACGTATCAACCCCTTGCTGAAGTCCGAAAGACACTCTATGTAAAATGGTACCGGAGCAAAATAGATCGCACAACCTTACGGAATCTATCAAAACGCAGCGACGCGCAAGGCTGGTTTCAGGCAGGCGGGCATCTTGCTCTCTGGCTATTGACGGGTAGTGTCGTCTACCTCTTTTGGGCACAAGCGATGTGGCTTGGCTTTTTCGTTGCCCTATTTTTGCATGGCACGGTCGCCAGTTTTTTCAAAGGGACAGCCAATCATGAATTGGGGCACGGCACCGTGTTTCGGACCAAGTGGCTGAACACATTTTTTCTTTACCTCTTGAGCCTCATCAGTTGGTGGGATCATTTTGACTACGCCAGTAGCCATACCTATCATCACCGTTACACGTTATACCCGGAAGGCGATCGCGAAAACCTTCTGCCACTTGAACCCAAGTTGGGATCCTTATTCGTTCTCCAACTGTTTACCCTCAATTTGCTCACGCAACCCGGTCGCACCTTTAGCAAAGGCGGGCTCATTGCTGCGGTTATCTGCACCATCCGTAGTGCCTTTGGCAAAGAAGGTCCACCAGAAATCCCAAGTCAGGAGTGGCTGGCGTCATTACACGTCGACCAACCCGAAGAACATAAAAATTCGATGTGGTGGTCCCGGATTCTACTCCTTTTTCATGGCACATTGCTTATCGTTTCGCTCGCCACAGGTTATTGGGTTTTCCCGCTCATCATCACTGCCAGTGCCTTTATTGCTAACTGGGGATCCTACGCCGTTTCTCTCCCCCAACATTGTGGTTTGAAAGAAAACGATCCTGACTTCCGTAAGTGCACGCGGTCAATTACACTCAACCCCTTGGCAGAGTTTTTGTATTGGCGTATGAATTGGCACACAGAACATCACATGTTTGCGGGAGTGCCCTGCTACAATTTGAAAAAATTGCATCATCTAATTGCCGAGGATATGCCTGAACCGCGCACGCTTTTAGAGGCTTGGCGAGAAATGCGCGAAACCTGGAGACGACAGAAAACCGATCCTGACTACTACTTTGATACACCACTTCCGCCAACGGCTCAGCATATACCCACCGAAACACTCGATGTTTTGGAAAGTTCCATTGGGGAATTAGCTCCTAAAGGGTTGGAGGAATCCATCAAAACGTGA
- a CDS encoding amidohydrolase family protein codes for MPYGDNDWLALTEEPTLEPEMPICDPHHHFWDFRTERIPYQRYLLHELIADIDSGHNVRSTVFVEARAMYRADGPEALRPVGEVEFVQGLAAASASGLYGESRAAAAIVGHANLNLGERVEPVLEALQAASPNRFRGIRHSVTWDPHPEIAGASAYRTERQLTRENFRAGARVLASLGMSFEAWMYAPQLSELADFARAVPDLTIISNHIGGLLRDGPYGGRDDEVLANWRDGIAAVAVCPNVHMKLGGIGMPRTGFDWHEREQPIGSEELAESMAPFMNYCIEQFGPERCMFESNFPVDKVSFSYNVMYNAFKRLSSGYSDDERASLFHDTAARVYRIDV; via the coding sequence ATGCCTTATGGAGACAATGACTGGCTCGCTCTAACTGAGGAGCCGACACTGGAACCGGAGATGCCGATCTGTGACCCGCATCACCATTTTTGGGATTTCCGAACCGAGCGTATCCCTTATCAACGGTATCTACTTCACGAGTTGATCGCAGATATTGACAGCGGACACAACGTGCGTTCTACCGTGTTTGTTGAGGCGAGAGCAATGTACCGAGCCGATGGACCTGAGGCGCTACGTCCCGTCGGTGAAGTTGAATTTGTGCAAGGACTCGCAGCTGCGAGCGCGAGTGGTTTGTATGGCGAGAGTCGTGCTGCCGCAGCGATCGTCGGGCACGCGAACTTGAACTTGGGTGAACGCGTCGAGCCGGTTCTGGAAGCCTTGCAAGCCGCGAGTCCGAATCGGTTTCGGGGGATCCGCCATTCCGTCACTTGGGATCCGCATCCTGAAATAGCAGGAGCTTCCGCTTACAGAACAGAAAGACAACTGACGCGTGAGAACTTTCGTGCAGGGGCACGCGTGCTGGCAAGCCTGGGAATGTCTTTTGAGGCATGGATGTACGCCCCACAACTTTCTGAACTCGCTGATTTCGCCAGAGCAGTACCCGATCTGACAATTATCTCAAACCATATCGGCGGTTTGTTACGGGACGGTCCTTACGGCGGTCGAGATGATGAAGTGTTGGCAAATTGGCGGGACGGTATCGCCGCAGTCGCGGTGTGTCCGAACGTTCACATGAAACTCGGCGGCATCGGAATGCCACGCACCGGTTTCGATTGGCATGAACGGGAACAACCGATCGGATCTGAAGAGTTGGCCGAGTCTATGGCACCCTTCATGAATTACTGTATCGAGCAGTTCGGTCCGGAACGGTGCATGTTTGAAAGCAACTTTCCCGTTGATAAGGTTTCGTTCTCTTACAACGTGATGTATAATGCGTTCAAGCGGTTGTCATCTGGCTATTCGGACGATGAACGCGCATCGCTATTCCACGACACCGCCGCTCGCGTGTATCGGATAGATGTCTGA